A DNA window from Mucilaginibacter xinganensis contains the following coding sequences:
- a CDS encoding alpha/beta fold hydrolase, whose product MEQTQLIKGLNINFNESGEGKPLVLLHGWGSNLQAFTKVQEYFETDFHVFAIDLPGFGKSQEPAEVWGVEEYTQFIEEFCRVKNISNPILAGHSYGGRISILFASRNPVLKLVLLDSAGIKPTRSLEYYIKVYSYKAAKKTLPLFVGRSKAEEIMEGYRKKAGSSDYNNASGVMRNILVKSVNEDLQSVMPKIKAPTLLVWGENDTATPVGDAKIMEKLIPNAGLVILKNAGHFAFVEKLHEFLIILNNFLQADKKNN is encoded by the coding sequence ATGGAGCAAACCCAACTTATTAAGGGCCTTAATATAAATTTTAACGAAAGCGGCGAAGGAAAACCACTTGTTTTGTTACATGGCTGGGGCTCAAACCTACAGGCATTTACAAAGGTGCAGGAATATTTTGAAACGGATTTTCATGTATTTGCAATTGACCTGCCGGGTTTTGGAAAAAGCCAGGAACCTGCTGAAGTTTGGGGTGTTGAAGAATACACGCAGTTTATTGAAGAATTTTGCCGGGTAAAAAACATCAGCAACCCCATATTGGCGGGACACTCTTATGGCGGGCGCATTTCTATACTTTTCGCATCGCGTAATCCTGTTTTAAAACTGGTGCTGCTGGATAGCGCCGGTATAAAACCCACCCGTTCGCTTGAATATTATATTAAAGTTTACTCCTACAAAGCGGCGAAAAAAACATTGCCGCTGTTTGTTGGCCGCAGCAAAGCCGAAGAAATAATGGAAGGCTACCGCAAAAAAGCCGGATCAAGCGATTATAACAATGCTTCGGGCGTTATGCGGAACATTTTGGTTAAGTCGGTTAATGAAGATCTTCAATCGGTGATGCCAAAAATAAAAGCACCCACTTTACTGGTTTGGGGCGAAAATGACACGGCAACCCCCGTTGGCGACGCCAAAATAATGGAAAAACTTATCCCCAATGCCGGTTTGGTGATCCTAAAAAACGCGGGGCACTTTGCCTTTGTTGAAAAACTGCATGAATTTTTAATTATATTAAATAACTTTCTTCAGGCCGATAAGAAAAACAATTAA
- a CDS encoding L-ribulose-5-phosphate 4-epimerase — protein sequence MSKYQHIKQSAYEANMQLPKLGLVLFTFGNVSAADRELGVFAIKPSGVPYSDLSPEEMVIVDFEGNTVEGSLRPSSDTKTHAVLYKHWSDINGIVHTHSTYATSWAQSQRCIPIYGTTHADHLTADVPCAPPMDDKMIRGNYEYETGFQIINHFEQEGLDYKETEMVLVGNHAPFTWGKTAEKAVYNSAVLEAVAQMAYLTEQINSKAPRLKDSLIKKHFERKHGPDSYYGQ from the coding sequence ATGAGTAAATACCAGCATATTAAACAAAGTGCTTACGAAGCCAACATGCAGCTGCCCAAACTGGGGCTGGTGCTTTTCACTTTTGGCAACGTGAGCGCTGCTGACAGGGAGCTTGGTGTCTTCGCCATAAAACCCAGCGGCGTTCCTTACAGCGACCTTTCGCCGGAAGAGATGGTGATTGTTGATTTTGAAGGGAACACGGTTGAAGGCAGCCTGCGGCCATCATCAGACACCAAAACGCACGCCGTGCTTTACAAGCACTGGAGCGACATTAACGGGATTGTGCACACCCACTCTACTTACGCAACCTCATGGGCGCAATCACAACGCTGCATTCCCATTTATGGTACCACACATGCCGATCATTTAACTGCCGATGTGCCTTGCGCGCCGCCGATGGATGATAAAATGATCAGGGGAAATTATGAATATGAAACGGGTTTCCAGATCATTAATCATTTTGAACAGGAAGGCCTTGATTATAAGGAAACCGAGATGGTGCTGGTAGGCAACCATGCGCCGTTTACCTGGGGCAAAACCGCTGAAAAAGCCGTGTATAACAGCGCTGTGCTGGAAGCAGTAGCGCAAATGGCTTATTTAACGGAACAGATCAACAGCAAAGCGCCCAGGCTAAAAGACTCGCTGATAAAAAAGCATTTTGAACGCAAGCACGGACCTGATTCTTATTACGGGCAATAG
- a CDS encoding sodium:solute symporter family transporter has protein sequence MNKFSTIDYIVFVIYFFLVSGYGYWVYSRKKSAKISGSHDFFLAEGSLTWWAIGASLIASNISAEQFIGASGQGFTVGIAVAAYEWIAAIALIIVAVWFIPIYLKNKIFTMPQFLETRYNPTVSLIMAIFWLFLYVFVNLTSILYLGAICINSLAGGDSAMFHWIIIGLAAFSLVIAFGGMKVIGFTDVIQVLVLVIGGLATTYIALTLVSERFGLGKDILAGFNAMLKDSPDHFKMILAKPGQNASQADINKYLALPGIAMYFAGQWIVNLNYWGCNQYITQRALGADLQTARKGILFAGLMKLAMPVIVILPGIAAYVLYKNGGLQHEMNAGGKFNGDNAYSAILGFLPSGLKGLSIAALTAAIVASLAGKANSISTIFTMDIYKKYLKKGADEKQMVGMGKIIILVAMVLSIMLTWKDLLGIGGEGGFTYIQKYTGYFSPGVFAMFILGMFWKRTTGPAAIAGVLSGFALSILFNDFAPRLFGNETFLYTAFHKANGTYEIPFLICMGLSFLFTMIIMITISLAGPKINPKSFVLDKTMFKVDPTTLALIITTLLLLAALYVKFW, from the coding sequence ATGAATAAGTTTTCAACTATTGATTACATTGTATTCGTCATCTACTTTTTCCTGGTGTCGGGGTACGGGTATTGGGTGTACAGCCGTAAAAAATCGGCAAAAATCTCAGGCAGTCATGATTTTTTCCTTGCCGAGGGTTCACTTACCTGGTGGGCCATAGGGGCATCACTCATCGCATCCAATATTTCGGCCGAGCAGTTTATCGGCGCCAGCGGACAGGGTTTTACCGTAGGTATTGCCGTAGCCGCGTACGAATGGATAGCAGCCATTGCACTCATCATTGTTGCGGTTTGGTTCATCCCCATCTACCTAAAAAACAAGATCTTTACCATGCCGCAGTTTTTAGAAACGCGGTACAACCCAACGGTTAGCCTTATTATGGCCATTTTCTGGCTGTTTTTATATGTGTTTGTTAACCTCACCTCCATCCTTTACCTGGGCGCCATCTGTATCAACAGCCTCGCAGGTGGTGATTCCGCCATGTTTCACTGGATAATTATTGGCCTGGCCGCTTTTTCGCTGGTAATTGCATTTGGCGGGATGAAAGTTATTGGCTTTACCGATGTGATACAGGTACTGGTATTGGTAATAGGCGGTTTAGCTACTACTTATATTGCGTTAACATTGGTTAGCGAACGTTTTGGCCTGGGAAAAGACATCCTGGCCGGCTTTAATGCCATGCTGAAAGACTCGCCCGACCACTTTAAAATGATTCTTGCTAAGCCAGGCCAGAATGCATCGCAGGCAGACATTAACAAATACCTTGCGCTGCCGGGCATTGCCATGTACTTTGCCGGGCAATGGATAGTTAACCTTAACTACTGGGGCTGCAACCAATACATTACCCAGCGGGCGCTCGGCGCCGACCTGCAAACAGCCCGCAAAGGCATCCTGTTTGCAGGCCTGATGAAGCTGGCCATGCCTGTAATTGTAATTTTACCTGGCATTGCGGCTTACGTTTTATATAAGAATGGCGGCTTACAGCACGAAATGAATGCCGGCGGCAAATTTAACGGCGACAACGCTTATTCCGCCATATTGGGCTTTTTACCAAGCGGGCTCAAAGGCCTTTCTATCGCTGCATTAACCGCAGCCATAGTGGCCTCGCTGGCGGGCAAAGCCAACAGCATCTCCACCATATTTACCATGGATATTTACAAAAAGTACCTAAAAAAGGGTGCGGATGAAAAACAAATGGTGGGCATGGGGAAAATAATTATTCTGGTAGCCATGGTGTTGTCTATAATGCTTACCTGGAAAGATCTATTGGGTATTGGCGGCGAGGGCGGCTTTACCTATATTCAAAAATATACAGGTTACTTTAGTCCGGGTGTGTTTGCCATGTTTATTTTAGGGATGTTTTGGAAACGGACCACCGGCCCTGCCGCTATTGCGGGTGTGCTGTCGGGTTTTGCGCTTTCGATATTATTCAACGATTTTGCACCCCGGTTATTTGGTAACGAAACTTTCCTTTACACTGCGTTTCATAAAGCCAACGGCACTTATGAGATCCCGTTCCTGATCTGCATGGGGCTGTCATTCCTGTTCACTATGATCATTATGATTACCATCAGCCTGGCCGGACCTAAAATTAATCCAAAATCATTTGTGCTTGATAAAACCATGTTTAAGGTTGACCCTACCACACTTGCTTTAATTATAACCACACTGTTGTTGCTTGCTGCGCTATATGTGAAGTTTTGGTAA
- the araA gene encoding L-arabinose isomerase, whose translation MIDLKAFEVWFITGSQHLYGEETLKLVAEHSQQIAKGLDADPQTPVRIVYKPVVKTPEEIYATLQEANTTENCIGIITWMHTFSPAKMWIRGLGILQKPMLHLHTQFNRDIPWSSIDMDFMNLNQSAHGDREFGFIVSRMRKNRKVVVGHWQDPEVLAQINAWTRAAAGWHDWQGAKFARIGDNMRYVAVTEGDKVEAELKFGYSVNTYGVGDLVKIIDSISEEAVEALLAEYEATYTMAADLLKGGAKHQSVYDAAKIELGLKKFLEDGGFKGFTDTFEDLHGMIQLPGIAAQRLMAAGYGFAGEGDWKTAALVRAFKVMGSGLKGGNAFMEDYTYHFDPNNQLVLGSHMLEIDASLANGKAALEVHPLGIGGKADPARLVFNVAGGAALNASIIDMGNRFRLLINEVEAVEPQNDLPNLPVARVLWKPYPDMKTGCAAWIYAGGAHHTAYSQNLTAEHLQDFADIAGLEFIRIGKDTRLDQLRNELRWNDAAYK comes from the coding sequence ATGATCGATCTGAAAGCATTTGAAGTGTGGTTTATAACAGGAAGCCAGCACTTATATGGAGAAGAAACTTTAAAACTGGTTGCGGAACACTCACAGCAAATTGCAAAAGGCCTTGATGCCGACCCGCAAACCCCGGTGCGTATTGTTTACAAACCGGTTGTTAAAACCCCGGAAGAGATTTACGCCACCCTGCAGGAGGCTAATACCACCGAAAACTGTATTGGGATAATTACCTGGATGCATACCTTCTCCCCTGCTAAAATGTGGATCCGCGGGCTTGGCATTCTTCAAAAACCAATGTTGCACCTGCACACCCAGTTTAACCGCGATATTCCATGGAGCTCAATAGATATGGATTTTATGAACCTGAACCAAAGCGCCCACGGCGACAGGGAGTTTGGCTTTATTGTTTCGCGCATGCGAAAAAACCGCAAGGTAGTAGTTGGGCACTGGCAGGACCCTGAAGTTTTAGCACAAATTAATGCCTGGACCAGGGCAGCAGCCGGCTGGCACGACTGGCAGGGTGCCAAATTTGCGCGCATTGGAGATAACATGCGCTATGTTGCTGTTACCGAAGGCGATAAAGTTGAAGCTGAACTGAAATTTGGCTACTCAGTAAATACTTACGGTGTTGGTGATTTAGTGAAGATAATTGACAGCATCAGTGAAGAGGCTGTGGAAGCATTACTTGCCGAGTACGAAGCAACCTATACCATGGCTGCCGACCTGCTTAAAGGCGGGGCCAAACACCAATCTGTTTACGATGCTGCTAAAATAGAACTGGGCCTGAAGAAATTTTTAGAAGACGGCGGCTTTAAAGGCTTTACCGATACGTTTGAAGACCTGCATGGCATGATCCAACTACCGGGCATTGCTGCGCAGCGCCTGATGGCTGCGGGCTACGGCTTTGCCGGTGAGGGCGACTGGAAAACGGCTGCTTTGGTGCGCGCGTTTAAAGTGATGGGCAGCGGCTTAAAGGGCGGCAATGCTTTTATGGAAGATTATACCTATCATTTTGACCCAAACAACCAATTGGTTTTAGGATCGCACATGCTGGAGATTGATGCATCATTAGCCAACGGTAAAGCTGCGCTGGAAGTGCATCCGCTGGGGATAGGCGGCAAAGCTGACCCGGCCAGGCTGGTGTTTAATGTAGCCGGAGGTGCCGCGTTAAATGCATCAATTATAGATATGGGCAACCGTTTCCGCTTACTGATTAACGAGGTAGAGGCAGTTGAGCCACAAAACGACCTGCCTAACCTGCCGGTAGCAAGGGTGTTGTGGAAACCGTACCCGGATATGAAAACCGGCTGTGCCGCATGGATCTATGCCGGTGGCGCACACCATACCGCATACAGCCAGAATTTAACCGCCGAACATCTGCAGGATTTTGCTGATATTGCAGGGTTGGAGTTCATCCGTATTGGCAAAGATACGAGGCTTGACCAGCTGCGCAACGAGCTGCGCTGGAATGATGCCGCTTACAAATAA
- a CDS encoding aminotransferase class IV has product MAAKYVSINNELFLEEDAKIGVSDLAMHRGYGIFDYLKVIDNRPIFIEDHFNRFYNSAKEMYLDVMLDRQQLRKAVEELVEKNGIPTSGIKLLLTGGYSEDGYRMGTPNLVILQYPLNLQEENKPDTGLKLVTYDHQRQLPYIKTIDYLMAVRLHPFMKEKNADDVLYHNTGVITECPRANFFVVIDKEIITPRNNILRGITRSKVLNFKVSGYTIAEEDFSVDDLPNVKEAFITSTTQYAYPVTMIDGKMIGDGKTGPATKQIREQLFKLTYAQ; this is encoded by the coding sequence ATGGCTGCCAAATATGTTTCTATAAATAATGAGCTGTTTTTAGAAGAAGACGCTAAGATAGGGGTATCTGATTTGGCCATGCACCGCGGCTATGGGATTTTTGATTACCTGAAGGTGATTGATAACCGCCCGATTTTTATCGAGGACCATTTTAACCGGTTTTATAACTCGGCTAAGGAAATGTACCTGGACGTGATGCTTGACCGCCAGCAACTTCGAAAAGCGGTTGAAGAACTGGTTGAAAAAAACGGCATCCCAACATCGGGCATCAAGCTGCTGCTAACGGGCGGCTATTCAGAAGACGGATACCGCATGGGTACCCCCAACCTGGTTATATTACAATACCCGCTAAACCTGCAGGAGGAAAACAAACCGGATACCGGCCTTAAACTGGTAACATATGACCACCAAAGGCAGCTGCCCTACATAAAAACCATTGACTACCTGATGGCGGTAAGGCTGCACCCTTTTATGAAGGAGAAAAACGCCGATGATGTACTATACCACAACACCGGGGTAATTACAGAATGCCCCCGGGCCAATTTTTTTGTGGTGATAGATAAAGAAATCATCACACCCAGGAACAATATTTTGCGGGGAATTACCCGCAGTAAGGTTTTAAATTTTAAAGTAAGCGGCTATACCATTGCCGAAGAAGATTTTAGCGTTGATGACCTGCCCAACGTAAAAGAAGCTTTTATAACCAGCACCACCCAATACGCTTACCCTGTTACAATGATAGACGGGAAAATGATAGGCGACGGCAAGACGGGACCAGCCACCAAACAGATCAGGGAGCAGTTGTTTAAGCTTACCTACGCCCAATAA
- a CDS encoding Mur ligase family protein: MENPLFLAALAVLLVYAFAKLRFELHMMQLNSYRNDRYFKWLKTNVLQGTRVFEAITLAITGILLLTAGAVVTAAAFILLYGLMAYLLFVKKQKKPVVFTQRAQRLFGLTFVLSAVAALAFYLATGKIMCTLWVGGFALLLSFVLIALATILIAPVEKSINKWYYNDAKKILEQRPDLIIIGITGSYGKTSTKHFLYRMLSEKYNVLMTPGSYNTTMGVIKTVREELQATHQVFIVEMGAKQPNDIKEICDLVHPQIGILTAVGEQHLESFKTIQNVQKTKFELIDALPSGGLAVLNADYEFIANRPVADRETALYSSDNEKVDFYIKNLSYTARGSSFSVFNKGKHLADFDTKLLGSYNLSNILAGYIVARHLEVPDSSVAFAIKKLEPVQHRLEVKVHANGVTVIDDAFNSNPVGSKMALEVLKGIEGQRKIIITPGMIELGEKQEYYNTILGEHIADTCDYAILVGKNITLPIMKGLKNKSYPDNKIYVAQNFKDAVNHLGGMTRAGDVLLYENDLPDTYEL; encoded by the coding sequence ATGGAGAACCCACTATTTTTAGCTGCACTGGCAGTATTACTGGTTTATGCGTTCGCAAAATTAAGGTTCGAGCTGCACATGATGCAGTTAAACTCGTACCGTAACGACCGCTATTTTAAATGGCTTAAAACCAACGTGCTGCAGGGCACACGCGTATTTGAAGCCATTACTTTAGCAATTACCGGCATACTTTTATTAACTGCGGGCGCCGTTGTTACCGCTGCAGCATTTATATTGCTATATGGCCTTATGGCTTACCTGCTTTTTGTTAAAAAACAGAAAAAGCCTGTGGTATTTACCCAAAGGGCGCAAAGGTTATTCGGGCTCACGTTTGTATTATCAGCGGTAGCTGCGCTGGCATTTTACCTTGCAACCGGTAAAATTATGTGCACACTTTGGGTGGGAGGCTTTGCGTTGCTGCTGAGCTTTGTTTTAATTGCGTTGGCTACCATACTGATAGCACCCGTTGAAAAATCAATTAACAAGTGGTATTATAACGACGCTAAAAAGATCCTGGAGCAACGCCCTGATTTGATTATCATTGGAATAACCGGCAGTTACGGAAAAACCAGCACCAAACATTTTTTATACCGCATGCTGAGCGAAAAATACAATGTTTTGATGACACCCGGCAGCTACAATACGACCATGGGGGTTATTAAAACCGTGCGCGAAGAACTACAGGCAACCCACCAGGTTTTTATAGTGGAGATGGGTGCCAAGCAACCAAACGATATTAAGGAGATCTGCGACCTGGTACACCCGCAGATCGGCATCCTGACTGCGGTTGGAGAGCAGCATCTGGAAAGCTTTAAAACCATCCAGAACGTGCAAAAAACCAAGTTCGAACTGATAGATGCGTTACCTTCGGGCGGACTTGCCGTGTTGAATGCAGACTATGAATTTATTGCTAACCGCCCGGTTGCTGACCGGGAAACAGCATTGTATTCATCAGATAACGAAAAGGTTGATTTTTATATAAAAAACCTGAGCTATACGGCGAGGGGTTCCTCATTTTCGGTTTTTAATAAAGGCAAACACCTGGCTGATTTTGACACCAAGCTGTTAGGCAGCTACAACCTGTCGAATATACTGGCGGGTTATATTGTGGCCCGGCATTTGGAAGTTCCGGACAGCAGCGTTGCTTTTGCTATTAAAAAGCTGGAGCCTGTGCAGCACAGGCTGGAGGTTAAAGTACATGCCAACGGGGTTACCGTTATTGACGATGCATTTAACTCGAACCCGGTAGGTTCAAAAATGGCACTCGAAGTTTTAAAAGGTATTGAAGGCCAGCGAAAGATTATTATTACCCCCGGAATGATAGAGCTTGGCGAAAAACAGGAATATTACAATACGATTTTGGGCGAGCATATTGCAGATACCTGCGATTATGCTATACTTGTAGGGAAAAATATAACTTTACCTATTATGAAGGGGCTAAAAAATAAAAGCTATCCTGACAATAAAATATACGTGGCCCAAAATTTTAAGGATGCCGTAAACCATTTAGGCGGCATGACCCGTGCCGGCGACGTATTGTTATATGAAAACGATTTGCCTGACACTTACGAACTTTAG
- a CDS encoding ribulokinase produces the protein MITDQYVIGVDYGTDSVRSVLINALNGEEIASSVFNYPRWKQGLYCNAAENMFRQHPLDYIEGLETTIKDVLNKGGVNAANAVKGIAVDTTGSTPVAVDKTGKPLALTPGFEQNPHAMFVLWKDHTGVSEAAQINEHAAKFDTNYLKYVGGIYSSEWFWAKLLRTLRTDEQVAKACYSWVEHCDWIPFLLTGGTDAAQIKRGRCSAGHKALWAEEFGGLPPDEFFSSLDPLLKGFTSRLFKETYTSDEAAGTLSAEWAERLGLTTDVVVGVGAFDAHMGAVGGQIEPYHLSKVMGTSTCDILVAPAAEMEGKLIRGICGQVNGSVIPGMVGLEAGQSAFGDTYAWFKNLLAWPLSALSASTLIDPKTAEALKDEMLAQIIPELSRQAALLPVEQNSELAIDWLNGRRTPDANQTLKGAITGLGLGSDAPRVFKALAEATCFGAKSIVDRFVQEGIPVKGLIGIGGVAKKSPYIMQMMADILGMPIRIHQFEHTCALGAAMFAAVVAGIYPKVEDAMAAMGRGFDAEYHPNEKYKAIYQERYEQYLKLGAFIESH, from the coding sequence ATGATTACTGACCAATATGTGATCGGTGTGGACTATGGCACCGATTCTGTCCGCTCTGTTCTGATCAATGCGCTTAATGGCGAAGAAATTGCTTCATCTGTATTTAACTATCCCCGCTGGAAGCAGGGATTATACTGTAATGCCGCCGAAAATATGTTCAGGCAGCACCCGCTCGACTATATTGAGGGGCTTGAAACAACCATTAAAGACGTTTTAAATAAAGGTGGCGTTAATGCTGCAAATGCCGTTAAAGGGATAGCCGTGGACACCACCGGTTCAACCCCGGTTGCCGTGGATAAAACCGGAAAACCCCTTGCCCTAACCCCGGGATTTGAGCAAAACCCGCACGCCATGTTTGTATTGTGGAAAGACCATACCGGCGTAAGCGAAGCTGCACAGATCAATGAACATGCTGCAAAATTTGATACCAACTACCTTAAATATGTAGGTGGCATTTATTCGTCAGAATGGTTTTGGGCCAAGTTGCTGCGCACCCTGCGAACCGATGAGCAGGTTGCAAAAGCCTGTTACTCATGGGTGGAGCATTGCGACTGGATCCCCTTTTTGCTAACGGGTGGCACTGATGCCGCACAAATTAAGCGGGGGCGCTGTTCGGCCGGGCATAAAGCATTATGGGCCGAAGAATTTGGTGGATTACCGCCGGATGAGTTCTTCTCATCGCTCGATCCGCTTTTAAAAGGTTTTACTTCCAGGTTATTTAAAGAAACTTATACATCTGATGAGGCTGCCGGCACTCTGAGCGCTGAATGGGCCGAACGGCTGGGCCTGACTACCGATGTTGTGGTTGGGGTTGGCGCTTTTGATGCGCACATGGGCGCGGTAGGCGGGCAAATAGAGCCTTATCATTTAAGCAAGGTGATGGGCACATCTACCTGCGATATATTGGTTGCGCCCGCTGCTGAAATGGAAGGCAAGCTGATTCGCGGCATTTGCGGGCAGGTTAACGGCTCTGTTATTCCGGGCATGGTGGGGCTGGAAGCGGGGCAGTCTGCCTTTGGCGATACCTATGCGTGGTTCAAAAACCTGCTTGCCTGGCCACTGAGTGCATTATCGGCATCAACACTGATAGACCCAAAAACTGCCGAAGCTTTAAAAGACGAAATGCTGGCACAAATAATTCCGGAATTGAGCAGGCAGGCTGCGCTTTTACCCGTTGAACAAAACAGCGAGCTTGCTATAGACTGGCTGAATGGCCGTCGCACCCCCGATGCCAATCAAACGCTAAAAGGCGCAATAACAGGGCTGGGGTTGGGCAGCGATGCACCGCGCGTATTTAAAGCGCTGGCAGAAGCTACCTGCTTTGGCGCAAAAAGTATAGTTGACCGTTTTGTGCAGGAAGGAATCCCGGTTAAAGGATTGATAGGCATTGGCGGGGTGGCTAAAAAGTCGCCATATATCATGCAAATGATGGCCGATATATTGGGTATGCCGATCCGCATTCACCAGTTTGAACATACCTGCGCACTGGGAGCCGCGATGTTTGCCGCCGTTGTTGCCGGCATTTATCCAAAGGTTGAAGATGCTATGGCGGCTATGGGTCGTGGTTTTGACGCGGAATATCATCCAAACGAAAAATATAAGGCTATTTACCAGGAAAGGTATGAGCAGTATTTAAAACTGGGAGCGTTTATTGAATCGCACTAA
- a CDS encoding D-alanine--D-alanine ligase family protein, which produces MKIRIGVIFGGRSVEHEISVISAQQAISAFDKNSYDITPIYITKTGKWYTGDALLNVDNYKNTDSLLAQCTEIYISPTFGDFTINAVQSSIWKSKEIAKIDIAFPIIHGTNCEDGSLQGLLELKGIPYVGCDVLSSAVGMDKIMMKMVLKESGLPVVDYTWFTDRSWHMDKQAIIEKINKIGFPVIVKPSNLGSSVGVSKAADEAQLIEAVELAGRFSSRILVERMVVDLKEINCSVLGDVANQNASVCEEPLGAGDILSYKDKYITKGSSSKGMTSTKRQIPANIPKEQAMLIQDLAKETFRTLSCSGVSRIDFLVDKKDNKVYVNEINTIPGSLSFYLWEATDKNFGQLLKTLIDVALKRQRERDNLVVSYGENIFNMSAGLSKSGKS; this is translated from the coding sequence ATGAAAATTAGAATTGGAGTTATATTTGGAGGACGGTCTGTTGAGCATGAAATTTCTGTAATCTCCGCACAGCAGGCTATCAGTGCATTTGATAAAAACAGTTACGATATTACCCCGATCTATATCACCAAAACCGGTAAATGGTACACCGGCGACGCCCTTTTAAATGTAGATAATTATAAAAATACCGATTCGCTTTTGGCGCAATGCACAGAGATCTACATTTCACCAACTTTTGGTGATTTTACCATCAATGCGGTGCAGTCGTCCATCTGGAAGAGCAAAGAAATCGCAAAAATTGACATCGCCTTTCCTATTATCCACGGCACCAATTGCGAAGACGGATCATTACAGGGTTTACTTGAGCTAAAAGGCATCCCTTATGTTGGCTGCGATGTTTTATCGTCTGCGGTTGGAATGGATAAAATTATGATGAAGATGGTGCTGAAGGAAAGCGGACTGCCCGTAGTGGATTACACCTGGTTTACCGACCGCAGCTGGCACATGGATAAGCAGGCCATTATTGAAAAAATCAACAAAATAGGTTTCCCGGTTATTGTAAAACCATCAAATTTAGGTTCGAGCGTGGGCGTTTCAAAGGCTGCCGACGAAGCGCAGCTGATTGAGGCCGTTGAACTGGCCGGACGTTTCAGCAGCCGAATTTTAGTGGAACGCATGGTGGTTGACCTGAAAGAGATCAACTGTTCAGTACTGGGCGATGTGGCCAACCAAAATGCTTCGGTGTGTGAAGAACCGCTGGGCGCCGGCGACATTTTGAGCTATAAGGATAAATACATTACCAAAGGCAGTTCATCAAAAGGGATGACCAGCACCAAACGCCAGATCCCGGCAAATATCCCTAAGGAACAGGCAATGCTGATCCAGGATCTTGCTAAAGAAACGTTCAGGACGTTGTCCTGCTCAGGTGTATCGCGGATTGACTTTTTGGTGGATAAAAAAGACAACAAAGTGTATGTGAACGAGATAAACACCATCCCGGGTTCACTTTCATTTTACTTATGGGAGGCTACCGATAAGAATTTCGGACAGTTACTAAAAACCCTTATTGACGTTGCATTAAAACGCCAGCGCGAACGCGACAATTTAGTAGTGAGCTACGGCGAAAATATATTTAATATGAGCGCAGGGCTTTCAAAATCGGGTAAATCATAA
- a CDS encoding NUDIX hydrolase encodes MHKYSKQTRHLLAVDCVVFGFDGETLKILLIQRAFQPEKGNWSLMGGFVEANEGLDEASTRILKQLTGLDGVYLEQLHTYGDTNRDPIERTVSTAYFALIDINKYETQLSNDYHAEWFPLTAAPKLIFDHAEMVEAAKRRIRYKAALHPILFELLPKKFTIPQLQTLYESVFNTTIDKRNFSKRVLATGLVIKLAEKDKAGSKRGAYYYQLNMDNYYAKFQAFLNFIPNPDTLLL; translated from the coding sequence ATGCACAAGTATTCGAAACAAACCCGCCATTTATTAGCAGTTGACTGCGTTGTTTTTGGATTTGACGGTGAAACGCTAAAAATACTTTTGATCCAGCGGGCTTTTCAGCCGGAGAAAGGAAACTGGAGCCTGATGGGTGGTTTTGTTGAAGCCAATGAGGGCCTTGATGAAGCATCAACCCGCATCCTGAAGCAGCTTACCGGGCTGGACGGTGTGTACCTGGAACAGCTGCACACCTACGGCGACACCAACCGTGATCCTATTGAGCGCACGGTATCAACTGCCTATTTTGCGTTGATAGATATTAATAAATACGAAACCCAGCTAAGCAATGATTACCACGCAGAATGGTTCCCGCTCACGGCTGCCCCAAAACTTATTTTTGACCATGCCGAAATGGTGGAAGCAGCTAAAAGGCGCATTCGCTACAAAGCTGCGCTGCACCCTATTTTATTTGAGCTATTACCAAAAAAATTCACCATTCCGCAACTGCAAACCCTTTATGAAAGTGTTTTTAATACCACCATTGATAAAAGGAATTTCAGCAAAAGGGTTTTAGCCACCGGACTGGTAATAAAACTTGCAGAGAAAGACAAAGCGGGCTCAAAACGGGGTGCCTATTATTACCAGTTGAACATGGACAATTACTATGCTAAGTTTCAGGCATTTTTAAATTTTATACCTAACCCGGATACCCTGCTGCTGTAA